The Prosthecobacter dejongeii genome contains a region encoding:
- a CDS encoding peptide chain release factor 3, with protein sequence MSEVAAKAPHEVSRRRTFAIISHPDAGKTTLTEKLLLYGGAVQLAGSVTARKNQRATTSDWMELEKQRGISVSSTVLQFEYKDCVVNLLDTPGHKDFSEDTYRVLTAVDAAVMVIDAGKGIESQTLKLFEVCRRRGVPIFTFMNKLDRPARPPLELLDELERVLGIAACPMNWPLGDGVDFKGVFDRESNQVHLFERTVGGKFRAPVNVKGIEDESVRDALPPLVYQRVVDELDLLEGGGSPFDFEQVRKGQLSPVFYGSAMNNFGVQMMLDRFLEIAPPPAPRMSGEDFIEPTSPAFSGFVFKIQANMNPKHRDRVAFIRIVSGCFQRDMTAVNTRTGTRMRLGNSQRLFAQERETVNEAWAGDVVGLVGNYDLQIGDTLSEENGVKFDEMPTFPPECFAYLHNENTSKFKRFRDGLDQLLKEGVAQPFELPDAAVRVPLLGAVGPLQFDVLKYRLESEYNAEVRLEFAPWTLVRWLKDKDAAEAPKPVRGQIGPPRPNLVASYDTTLAQDAYGNWVALFGDKISLGYFESKNSEKFHISPFPIQ encoded by the coding sequence ATGTCCGAAGTCGCCGCCAAAGCCCCCCACGAAGTCAGCCGCCGCCGCACCTTCGCCATCATCTCCCACCCGGATGCCGGGAAGACCACGCTGACGGAAAAGCTACTCCTCTACGGCGGGGCCGTGCAGCTCGCCGGCAGCGTGACGGCGCGCAAGAACCAGCGTGCCACCACCTCCGACTGGATGGAACTGGAAAAGCAGCGCGGCATTTCTGTCTCCTCCACCGTGCTCCAGTTTGAGTACAAAGACTGCGTGGTGAACCTCCTGGACACCCCCGGTCACAAAGATTTCTCGGAAGACACTTACCGTGTGCTCACCGCCGTGGATGCCGCCGTCATGGTCATTGATGCCGGTAAAGGCATCGAAAGTCAGACGCTGAAACTCTTCGAAGTGTGTCGCCGCCGTGGCGTCCCCATCTTCACCTTCATGAACAAGCTGGACCGCCCAGCGCGCCCACCTTTGGAACTGCTGGATGAACTGGAGCGCGTGCTCGGCATCGCCGCCTGCCCCATGAACTGGCCCCTCGGCGATGGCGTGGACTTCAAAGGCGTCTTCGACCGCGAGTCCAACCAAGTGCATCTCTTCGAGCGCACCGTGGGTGGTAAATTCCGTGCGCCCGTGAACGTCAAAGGCATCGAAGATGAAAGCGTGCGCGATGCCCTGCCGCCCCTGGTTTACCAGCGTGTGGTGGATGAGCTGGACCTCCTGGAAGGCGGTGGTTCCCCCTTTGATTTTGAGCAGGTGCGCAAAGGCCAGCTCTCCCCCGTTTTCTACGGCAGTGCCATGAACAACTTCGGCGTGCAGATGATGCTGGACCGGTTCCTAGAGATCGCCCCACCGCCAGCCCCGCGCATGTCCGGGGAGGATTTCATCGAGCCGACCAGCCCCGCCTTCAGCGGCTTCGTCTTCAAAATCCAGGCGAACATGAACCCGAAGCATCGCGACCGCGTGGCCTTCATTCGCATCGTCTCCGGCTGCTTCCAGCGGGACATGACCGCCGTGAATACCCGCACCGGAACACGCATGCGGTTAGGCAACTCCCAGCGCCTTTTCGCCCAAGAACGCGAAACCGTCAATGAAGCCTGGGCAGGCGATGTGGTAGGCTTGGTCGGTAACTACGACCTGCAAATCGGCGATACCCTGTCTGAAGAAAATGGCGTCAAATTCGACGAGATGCCCACCTTCCCACCGGAGTGTTTTGCCTACCTGCACAACGAAAACACGTCGAAATTCAAACGCTTCCGCGATGGCTTGGACCAACTTCTCAAAGAAGGCGTGGCCCAGCCCTTTGAACTTCCCGATGCCGCCGTCCGCGTGCCTCTGCTGGGAGCCGTGGGTCCTCTCCAGTTCGACGTTTTGAAATATCGCCTCGAAAGCGAATACAATGCCGAAGTGCGCCTGGAATTCGCCCCCTGGACGCTCGTCCGCTGGCTGAAGGACAAGGACGCCGCCGAAGCGCCAAAACCTGTGCGCGGCCAGATCGGCCCACCGCGCCCAAACCTCGTCGCCTCCTATGACACCACCCTGGCTCAAGATGCCTATGGCAACTGGGTGGCCCTGTTCGGCGACAAAATCAGCCTCGGCTACTTCGAGTCCAAGAACAGCGAGAAATTCCACATCAGCCCGTTCCCCATCCAGTAA
- a CDS encoding sigma-70 family RNA polymerase sigma factor, giving the protein MPASTAPDPGEVPDSDLVKRCQAGDTRAFDVLVNRYRGRIYAMTYHMIQNETEAWDLAQEAFIKAWRALPRFKLDSSFYTWLYRIAHNVTYDYLRKKRIQGEGEFDDSRTEHKAAAGAETVPHGDAAPDTLLKNAELGDRIRAAIAQLSPDHRQVIVLREVEGLPYEEIAATIPCSLGTVMSRLFYARKKLQELLKDTYENAT; this is encoded by the coding sequence ATGCCCGCCTCCACTGCGCCTGATCCTGGCGAAGTCCCGGACTCCGACCTGGTCAAGCGCTGCCAGGCGGGCGACACACGTGCATTTGACGTGCTCGTGAACCGTTACCGGGGGCGGATTTACGCCATGACTTATCACATGATCCAGAACGAAACTGAGGCCTGGGACCTCGCGCAGGAGGCCTTCATCAAGGCCTGGCGCGCCCTGCCGCGTTTCAAGCTGGATTCCAGTTTCTACACTTGGCTCTACCGCATCGCCCACAACGTCACTTACGACTACCTGCGCAAGAAACGCATCCAGGGTGAAGGTGAGTTTGACGACTCCCGCACAGAGCACAAAGCCGCCGCAGGAGCCGAAACCGTGCCGCATGGCGATGCCGCCCCAGACACCCTTTTGAAGAATGCGGAACTCGGGGACCGCATTCGCGCCGCCATCGCCCAGCTCAGCCCGGATCATCGGCAGGTGATCGTGCTGCGTGAGGTGGAAGGCCTGCCATACGAAGAAATCGCCGCCACCATCCCCTGCTCCCTGGGCACGGTGATGAGCCGCCTTTTTTACGCCCGAAAGAAACTCCAGGAACTGCTGAAGGACACCTATGAAAACGCCACCTGA
- a CDS encoding anti-sigma factor family protein: MKTPPDDHDLIRWLDGEMDAAESARFTLRLESDPALKAEADMMQRMCADVRTALPVEMPVPFGDFFNSQIQMRIAQEQPALPEPVARASWLDWFRLPGFATLAAVTAAVVVAGVMIVRQDATDGSVVLSSYAPNQSVQVSSFHSPEAHATVLMLNGLEDVPADRKIVGYHIERSETEQEIATTTLYGERGEVVLVVAKDARNQPRLLAAANPRG, from the coding sequence ATGAAAACGCCACCTGATGACCACGATCTGATCCGCTGGCTGGATGGAGAAATGGACGCCGCTGAAAGCGCGCGCTTCACCCTCCGGCTGGAGTCTGACCCCGCCCTGAAAGCCGAGGCCGACATGATGCAGCGCATGTGCGCAGACGTCCGCACCGCACTCCCGGTGGAAATGCCCGTGCCTTTTGGTGATTTCTTCAATTCCCAGATTCAGATGCGCATCGCTCAGGAGCAGCCAGCCCTCCCGGAGCCCGTGGCCCGGGCCAGTTGGCTGGACTGGTTCCGCCTGCCGGGCTTTGCCACACTCGCTGCCGTCACCGCTGCCGTGGTGGTCGCCGGGGTCATGATTGTCCGCCAGGACGCCACTGATGGCAGCGTCGTGCTCAGCAGCTACGCGCCAAATCAGAGTGTACAGGTCAGTTCCTTCCACTCACCAGAGGCCCACGCCACAGTGCTCATGCTCAATGGCCTGGAGGATGTGCCTGCGGATCGTAAGATCGTCGGTTACCACATTGAGCGCAGTGAGACGGAGCAAGAAATCGCCACCACCACTCTTTATGGGGAGCGTGGTGAAGTTGTGCTCGTCGTCGCCAAAGATGCCCGCAATCAGCCTCGCCTTCTGGCTGCTGCCAATCCACGCGGATGA